Genomic DNA from Oceaniferula marina:
TATCGATGTGCACGTAGCCAGCTATGGCAGCACCATGAAAATCAAAGGCCTCGCTGTGGTCACCGTGCCCGAGCCACGGATGATCATGATCCAGCCATTTGATCCATCAACAGCCAAAGACATCGAAAAAGCCATTCTCGAAAGCAAAACCGGCCTCAACCCAGCCAACGAAGGCAAGCACCTGCGCGTGCCCGTGCCCGAACTTTCCGAAGAACGCCGCAAAGACATGGTCAAAATGGTCAAAGGCCAAGCTGAAGATGCCCGTGTCCGTATCCGTGGCGTGCGCAAGGAAGGAATGGATTCCGCGAAAAAAATGAAGTCCGCCAACGAGCTCACCGAAGACGGACAACGCGACTTCGAAAATGATGTTCAGGAACTAACCAATAAGTATATCAAACAAATCGATGAGCAACTCGCCGTCAAGGAACAGGAACTGATGACCGTCTAATCAAGCACCTTCCTCTGCACCATTCATTAAGCGCAGGCAGGCATGTCTGCGCTTTTTTATTCCTCCCCCAAGTTCATCCGATCACTCTCGGAGGATTGAGCCAATCCTCCCTACCGTTTGCCATCCGTCAGCACACCCTCAGCACCCAAGC
This window encodes:
- the frr gene encoding ribosome recycling factor, with product MDPTTALKETEENMQKAVEYLGQEFAGVRTGKANPGLVENIDVHVASYGSTMKIKGLAVVTVPEPRMIMIQPFDPSTAKDIEKAILESKTGLNPANEGKHLRVPVPELSEERRKDMVKMVKGQAEDARVRIRGVRKEGMDSAKKMKSANELTEDGQRDFENDVQELTNKYIKQIDEQLAVKEQELMTV